A region of Desertifilum tharense IPPAS B-1220 DNA encodes the following proteins:
- the pbpC gene encoding penicillin-binding protein 1C, with translation MKIFKKCYQFAHSDVRIKIGLLLITMGLAVRSLPYLAPIRAQDIAQTDFAIEFSDRHYRPLGTLLTRDSDHTAIVPLAEISPHFLNAIIAAEDQRYYQHGALDTRAIARALLEAAQAKQIVSGASTITMQLARMLEPAPRTLYHKVGEVWLSWRLFAGMNRTEILQAYINRLPMGGNLYGVEAASRTYFGIPAADLNLAQASILAALPNDPTDLYPYEAWEALKQRQQYVLTRMVEDGYITQTEADKAYREAIQLQPKQRGLYAAPHYLLWLSQQLGSEPAPQVRTTLDLSLQEFVETQVKQVLDGLRANNVNHAAAIVIDNQTGEVLAYVGSPDYFNEANQGRNDGVQALRQPGSSLKPFLYELALEKGIIQPNTILADVPTHYAIPGAQLYSPVDYSETFLGPVRVRVALANSLNVPAVKVLEKVTVPLFLERLHQLGFKQLNQAPEHYGLGLALGSGEVSLWELAGAYLRLARQGQSQPIVTHFGDTTPEEGEPLGRVETWQLVTDMLSDRYARAAAFGVDSVLSLPFPAAVKTGTSSDYRDTWTVGFTSDYTVATWVGNFNGEPMRQVSGVTGAAPLWNRIMLRLHATQEPTPWRMSGRLVSLPICAVTGQRPTADCPSAVVQEYFALEDVASYQQGGDFSLSAEYNEWLATQAQPSLTVNQLRIVSPQPDDYFVVNPNESAKLELKLANPGTEPVEWWLNGEKIATQTAASLFWPMRPGSWTLQVKQGEKTDSVRFQVEVNQGKSSRRGFSVVQ, from the coding sequence ATGAAAATCTTTAAAAAGTGCTATCAATTTGCCCATTCAGATGTTAGAATCAAAATAGGGTTACTCCTGATTACGATGGGACTTGCCGTGCGATCGCTGCCATACCTTGCCCCCATCCGCGCCCAAGATATTGCCCAGACTGACTTTGCGATTGAATTTAGCGATCGCCATTATCGCCCCTTGGGAACCCTACTCACCCGCGACAGCGACCATACCGCCATCGTCCCCTTAGCCGAAATCTCCCCCCATTTCCTCAACGCGATTATCGCCGCTGAGGATCAGCGATACTACCAGCATGGCGCATTAGATACTAGAGCGATCGCCCGCGCCCTCCTCGAAGCCGCCCAAGCCAAACAAATCGTTAGCGGCGCTTCTACTATTACTATGCAACTGGCGCGGATGCTCGAACCTGCCCCCCGCACCCTGTATCATAAAGTTGGGGAAGTCTGGCTATCCTGGCGACTTTTTGCCGGAATGAACAGAACCGAAATCCTCCAAGCCTATATTAACCGCCTGCCGATGGGGGGCAACCTTTACGGTGTAGAAGCCGCTTCCCGGACTTACTTTGGCATACCCGCCGCCGATTTAAACTTAGCCCAGGCTAGCATCCTCGCCGCCCTACCCAACGACCCCACCGACTTATATCCCTACGAAGCGTGGGAAGCCTTGAAACAGCGCCAGCAGTACGTCTTAACCCGGATGGTAGAAGATGGCTATATTACCCAGACAGAAGCAGACAAAGCATACCGGGAAGCCATCCAACTGCAACCCAAACAGCGGGGGTTATATGCAGCGCCCCACTATCTATTATGGCTGAGTCAGCAATTGGGCAGCGAACCCGCACCGCAGGTGAGAACCACCCTAGATTTATCCTTGCAGGAATTTGTCGAAACCCAGGTGAAGCAAGTTCTCGACGGGTTGCGGGCCAATAACGTCAACCACGCCGCCGCGATCGTCATTGATAATCAGACTGGGGAAGTTCTCGCCTATGTGGGTTCCCCCGATTATTTTAACGAAGCCAACCAGGGGCGCAATGATGGGGTGCAAGCCTTGCGCCAACCGGGTTCTAGCTTAAAGCCATTTTTATACGAACTGGCGTTAGAAAAAGGCATCATTCAACCGAATACTATCCTAGCTGATGTTCCCACCCACTACGCCATACCAGGGGCGCAACTCTACAGCCCCGTTGATTATAGCGAAACCTTTTTAGGGCCGGTGCGGGTGAGAGTCGCCTTAGCCAATTCCCTGAATGTTCCGGCGGTGAAAGTTTTAGAGAAAGTCACAGTTCCCCTATTTCTAGAACGCTTGCATCAACTGGGGTTTAAGCAACTCAACCAAGCGCCAGAACATTACGGTTTAGGGTTAGCGTTGGGGAGTGGCGAGGTTAGCCTGTGGGAGTTGGCTGGCGCGTATTTGCGGCTGGCGAGACAGGGACAATCTCAACCCATTGTCACCCATTTTGGCGATACGACTCCCGAAGAGGGGGAACCCCTAGGTCGGGTGGAAACCTGGCAACTGGTTACAGATATGTTAAGCGATCGCTATGCCCGTGCGGCCGCTTTTGGCGTCGATTCTGTGTTAAGTTTACCCTTCCCGGCGGCGGTGAAGACGGGGACTTCTTCCGATTATCGCGATACATGGACGGTGGGGTTTACGTCCGATTACACCGTAGCAACCTGGGTGGGGAATTTCAACGGGGAACCAATGCGCCAGGTTTCCGGGGTGACGGGGGCTGCCCCGTTGTGGAATCGGATTATGCTAAGGTTACACGCCACACAGGAACCCACGCCTTGGCGAATGTCTGGGCGTTTAGTGAGTTTACCGATTTGTGCGGTGACGGGTCAACGCCCCACGGCAGATTGTCCTTCTGCGGTGGTGCAAGAATATTTTGCCCTTGAGGATGTGGCAAGCTATCAGCAAGGGGGGGATTTTTCCCTATCGGCGGAATACAATGAATGGCTGGCAACTCAAGCACAACCTAGCCTAACGGTCAACCAATTGCGGATTGTTTCCCCTCAGCCGGATGATTATTTTGTGGTGAATCCTAATGAGTCTGCAAAACTAGAATTGAAACTGGCAAATCCTGGGACTGAACCCGTGGAATGGTGGTTAAATGGCGAAAAAATTGCCACCCAAACGGCGGCTTCTTTATTTTGGCCGATGCGTCCGGGAAGTTGGACGTTGCAGGTCAAGCAAGGGGAAAAAACCGATTCTGTGCGCTTTCAGGTGGAAGTGAATCAAGGAAAATCTAGCCGACGCGGTTTTTCGGTGGTGCAGTAG
- a CDS encoding CHAT domain-containing protein, which produces MDEQRLQAYGDLIQELLRCPSGEANRILNQHSKLVDEGLVQVLVQVAQQLQSVGRENEAGFLLDLAQPLAEYLNRTTNSGTQSNATPEEYFRFLMEVLQAITKSNNDPKVVYPLLAQHQDKLDLMFAEILKRWFESELDPNNSERNQVLAVRLNSLAIALCQFPLGSRANNLEIAIASYKEALQVYTRQGFPQDWATMQNNLANAYRDRIQGDRAENLELAIALYQQALQVRTHQAFPQDWAMTRNNLANAYSDRIRGNRAENLELAIALYQQALQVYTRQAFPQDWAGTQNNLANAYLCRIRGDRAENLEEAIASYQQALQVCTRQAFPKQWAMTQNNLGNAYRDRIRGDRAENLELAIASCQQALQVYTRQAFPQDWAGTQNNLANAYSNRIRGNRAENLELAIASYQLALQIYTHEAFPEKWAMTQNNLALAYRDRIGGDRVENLELAIASCQQALQVYTREAFPEQWARTQNNLATAYSDRIRGDRAENLELAIECYRQALEIYTPSAFPLTCLTAGRNLGNLAFELQDWENTLYGYERAISAVEQSREWATSPRRKRQILEDALPLYEKMVQACIQAERYDLALLTIERSKSRTLIELLDNAKLEPKNATNDQKQRLKGLRNQISALQQQLDQAEPLGPEPETETDSSTRQSPSPTATSPSTPLKTVLQTLQQQLNELLIEINDPDFTLTQKVNPQLPDFTQLLNPQTALIEWYLPPNPESGFQVFLVTLTSPSQIHIQPLAFSPEQRQQLDTNLNTYLSDYRKDTWREALSQRLATLSETLQLNTILANLPPHIQKLILIPHQKLHLIPLHALTGTRQHPNSETQTGCLMNLFANGVQYAPSSQFLERLHQRQPLANSNTQPLFAIQNPTEDLHYTEIEVEIISRTFNPHLHILKRRQATKTTLNKPKTLAELRRSHYAHFSCHGVFNSRFPLNSALVLAGETTPPTPKPATPEADNRYVTLRDGRRFDTATQGLTLSEIFANLDLPYCRLVTLSACETGLVDTALTDEYIGLASGFLYAGSSTVVSSLWRVDDFATAFLMIRFYQELNNPKNPSIALALQAAQTWMREVSREDFIAWLRDQLKLDPEILKDYTRRLRLYEKHQPFARPEYWAAFCPIGR; this is translated from the coding sequence ATGGACGAACAACGCCTGCAAGCTTATGGGGATTTGATTCAAGAATTGCTGAGATGTCCTAGTGGGGAAGCAAACCGAATCCTGAACCAGCACTCAAAACTTGTTGATGAGGGTTTGGTACAGGTGCTAGTTCAGGTAGCGCAACAGCTTCAAAGTGTAGGGAGAGAAAACGAAGCGGGTTTTCTGCTGGATCTGGCGCAACCGTTAGCCGAATATCTGAACAGGACGACTAACTCCGGAACTCAATCCAATGCCACACCAGAAGAATATTTCAGGTTTTTAATGGAAGTGTTGCAGGCAATCACTAAAAGCAACAACGATCCAAAGGTAGTTTATCCTCTCCTAGCACAACATCAAGATAAACTCGATTTGATGTTTGCAGAGATTCTAAAACGGTGGTTTGAGTCTGAACTTGACCCTAATAATTCTGAGAGAAATCAAGTTTTGGCAGTAAGACTGAACAGTCTTGCTATTGCTCTGTGTCAGTTTCCGTTAGGTAGTCGGGCGAATAATCTTGAAATTGCGATCGCCTCTTACAAGGAAGCGTTGCAAGTTTACACCCGCCAAGGGTTTCCCCAAGATTGGGCAACGATGCAAAACAACTTGGCAAATGCCTACCGCGATCGCATCCAGGGGGACAGGGCCGAGAATTTAGAATTGGCGATCGCCCTATACCAGCAAGCGTTGCAAGTTCGCACCCACCAGGCGTTTCCCCAAGATTGGGCAATGACGCGAAACAACTTGGCAAATGCCTACAGCGATCGTATCCGGGGAAACCGGGCCGAGAATTTAGAATTGGCGATCGCCCTATACCAGCAAGCGTTGCAAGTTTACACCCGCCAGGCATTTCCCCAAGATTGGGCAGGGACGCAAAACAACTTGGCAAATGCCTACTTGTGCCGCATCCGGGGGGACCGGGCCGAGAATTTGGAAGAGGCGATCGCTTCCTACCAGCAAGCGTTGCAAGTTTGCACCCGCCAGGCGTTTCCCAAACAATGGGCAATGACGCAAAATAACTTGGGAAATGCCTACCGCGATCGCATCCGGGGGGACCGGGCCGAGAATTTAGAATTGGCGATCGCTTCCTGCCAGCAAGCCTTGCAAGTTTACACCCGCCAGGCGTTTCCCCAAGATTGGGCAGGAACGCAAAATAACTTGGCAAATGCCTACAGCAACCGCATCCGGGGGAACCGGGCCGAGAATTTGGAGTTGGCGATCGCTTCCTACCAGCTAGCGTTGCAAATTTACACCCACGAGGCGTTTCCCGAAAAATGGGCAATGACGCAAAACAACTTGGCACTTGCCTACAGGGATCGTATCGGGGGGGATCGGGTCGAGAATTTAGAATTGGCGATCGCTTCCTGCCAGCAAGCCTTGCAAGTTTACACCCGCGAAGCTTTTCCCGAACAATGGGCAAGGACGCAAAACAACTTGGCAACTGCCTACAGCGATCGTATCCGGGGGGACCGGGCGGAGAATTTGGAATTGGCGATCGAGTGTTATCGACAAGCTTTAGAAATCTATACTCCTTCTGCTTTCCCTCTAACCTGCCTTACAGCAGGACGCAACCTCGGCAACCTCGCGTTTGAACTCCAAGACTGGGAAAACACCCTCTACGGCTACGAGAGAGCCATTTCCGCAGTAGAACAAAGCCGGGAATGGGCAACTTCTCCGCGTCGCAAGCGCCAAATCCTAGAAGATGCCCTCCCCCTCTACGAAAAAATGGTGCAAGCCTGCATCCAAGCCGAACGCTACGACCTCGCCCTCCTCACCATCGAACGCAGCAAATCTCGCACCTTAATAGAACTCCTCGACAACGCCAAGCTTGAACCCAAAAACGCCACCAACGACCAAAAACAACGCCTCAAAGGACTCCGTAACCAAATTTCCGCCCTGCAACAACAACTCGACCAAGCAGAACCCCTCGGCCCCGAACCCGAAACCGAAACCGACAGCAGCACCCGCCAAAGCCCTTCCCCAACCGCAACCTCCCCCAGCACTCCCCTGAAAACCGTCCTACAAACCCTGCAACAGCAACTCAACGAACTCCTGATAGAAATCAACGATCCAGACTTCACCCTCACCCAAAAAGTCAACCCCCAACTCCCCGACTTTACCCAACTCCTCAACCCCCAAACCGCCCTAATTGAGTGGTATCTCCCCCCCAACCCCGAAAGCGGCTTTCAGGTTTTCCTCGTCACCCTGACTTCCCCATCGCAAATTCACATCCAACCCCTCGCCTTCTCCCCCGAACAACGCCAACAACTCGACACCAACCTCAACACCTACCTCAGCGACTACCGCAAAGATACCTGGCGCGAAGCCCTCAGCCAGCGCCTCGCCACCCTTTCCGAAACCCTGCAACTCAACACCATCCTTGCCAACCTTCCGCCCCACATCCAAAAACTCATCCTCATTCCCCACCAAAAATTACACCTCATCCCCCTCCACGCCCTCACCGGAACCCGCCAACACCCCAACAGCGAAACTCAAACAGGCTGTTTGATGAACTTATTCGCCAACGGCGTACAATACGCCCCCAGCAGCCAATTCCTCGAACGCCTCCACCAACGCCAACCCCTTGCTAACTCAAACACTCAACCCCTCTTCGCCATCCAAAACCCCACCGAAGACTTGCACTACACCGAAATAGAAGTCGAAATCATCTCCCGAACCTTCAACCCCCACCTCCACATCCTTAAACGCCGCCAAGCCACCAAAACCACCCTCAACAAACCCAAAACCCTCGCCGAACTCCGTCGCAGCCACTACGCCCATTTTTCCTGTCACGGCGTTTTTAACTCCCGTTTCCCCCTCAACTCCGCCTTAGTTCTCGCTGGCGAAACCACTCCCCCAACTCCAAAACCCGCAACCCCAGAAGCCGACAACCGATACGTCACCCTCCGCGATGGCCGTCGTTTCGACACCGCCACCCAAGGCCTCACCCTCAGCGAAATCTTCGCAAACCTCGACTTACCCTATTGTCGTCTCGTCACCCTCTCCGCCTGCGAAACCGGGTTAGTTGATACCGCCCTCACCGATGAATACATCGGACTAGCCAGCGGCTTTCTCTATGCTGGAAGCAGTACCGTAGTTAGTAGCCTCTGGCGCGTCGATGACTTCGCCACCGCCTTTTTAATGATTCGCTTCTACCAAGAACTCAACAACCCCAAAAACCCCTCTATTGCCCTCGCCCTCCAAGCCGCCCAAACCTGGATGCGAGAAGTTTCGCGAGAAGACTTTATCGCCTGGTTGCGCGATCAATTAAAACTCGATCCAGAAATCTTAAAAGACTATACCCGCCGCTTGCGACTGTACGAGAAACATCAACCCTTCGCCCGTCCTGAATATTGGGCCGCCTTTTGTCCCATTGGACGCTAG